From one Streptomyces sp. N50 genomic stretch:
- a CDS encoding RNA polymerase sigma factor yields the protein MAGPRTPDAPPDTRAETDDALLAVRAAEGDEDAFAVLVHRHAPALIRLATSLLGTGAEAEDAVQDAFLSAWRRLPEFQGRSAFGTWMYRIVTNRCLNVLRSRRPVASLEAAGDVAAAEHTTSPARIAEGRGAVRELREALDLLSAEQRACWVLRELDGRSYEFIADAVGISQEAVRARVFRARRSLTQAMGAWR from the coding sequence GTGGCGGGGCCCCGCACACCCGACGCACCACCGGACACCCGGGCCGAGACCGATGACGCCTTGCTGGCGGTCCGGGCCGCGGAAGGGGACGAGGACGCCTTCGCCGTGCTCGTGCACCGGCACGCACCGGCGCTGATCCGGCTCGCCACGAGTCTGCTCGGTACCGGCGCGGAGGCGGAGGACGCCGTACAGGACGCCTTTCTCAGTGCCTGGCGGCGGCTGCCGGAGTTCCAGGGGCGCAGCGCCTTCGGCACCTGGATGTACCGGATCGTCACCAACCGCTGCCTGAACGTGCTGCGTTCGCGCAGACCGGTGGCCTCGCTGGAGGCGGCCGGTGACGTGGCCGCCGCCGAACACACCACCTCCCCGGCCCGGATCGCCGAGGGCCGTGGCGCGGTCCGCGAACTGCGCGAGGCCCTCGACCTGCTCTCGGCCGAACAGCGCGCGTGCTGGGTGCTGCGCGAACTGGACGGCCGTTCCTACGAGTTCATCGCGGACGCGGTCGGGATCAGCCAGGAGGCCGTCCGCGCCCGGGTGTTCCGCGCCCGCCGATCTCTGACCCAAGCAATGGGGGCCTGGCGATGA
- a CDS encoding Asp23/Gls24 family envelope stress response protein: MTDRTDQPNTTAAASAAAPADDELLPCGRLLSRTWEDWERGADDPHLRTCPHCRQAVRGLDDLESVVRGLQAETDTAASAYDTEPLTRRIMDVVRLELRPGRPLPLGEPVEDLWIMEAVVARALRAAAESVPGVRAGSCRLREGGDGDGDGGTVEVRLEIHAPADAPLPELAARVRERVWEAADRELGMDITAVDIRVTDLVPASLSDDDDDEDDDDQEGGAA; this comes from the coding sequence ATGACCGACCGCACCGACCAGCCGAACACCACGGCCGCCGCCTCGGCCGCCGCCCCGGCCGACGACGAACTCCTGCCCTGCGGACGGCTGTTGTCGCGGACCTGGGAGGACTGGGAGCGGGGCGCGGACGACCCGCACCTGCGCACCTGCCCGCACTGCCGCCAGGCCGTGCGCGGGCTCGACGACCTGGAGTCGGTGGTGCGCGGCCTCCAGGCGGAGACGGACACCGCCGCCTCCGCCTACGACACCGAGCCGCTGACCCGCCGGATCATGGACGTCGTACGCCTCGAACTGCGTCCGGGGCGCCCGCTGCCCCTGGGTGAACCCGTCGAGGACCTCTGGATCATGGAGGCGGTCGTGGCACGCGCGCTGCGTGCGGCGGCCGAGTCGGTGCCGGGGGTCCGGGCCGGTTCCTGCCGGCTGCGCGAGGGCGGCGATGGTGACGGCGACGGCGGCACGGTCGAGGTCCGGCTGGAGATCCACGCCCCGGCCGACGCCCCGCTGCCCGAGCTCGCGGCCCGGGTCCGCGAACGCGTGTGGGAGGCCGCGGACCGCGAACTGGGCATGGACATCACGGCAGTTGACATCCGGGTGACGGACCTGGTGCCCGCCTCGCTGTCCGACGACGACGATGACGAGGATGACGACGATCAGGAAGGCGGTGCCGCATGA
- a CDS encoding anti-sigma factor has translation MTTTDLHRLTGAYALHALPDDESTAFERHLTGCEPCAEETAELSATAARLGLAVASTPPAALRAQVLRRITGVRQETPGRRPQNRTALARLRSRTLSRWALAACLAAATALGGTAVWQHQRAEDARDQARHATQASDEIAAVLAAPDARTRAAGLAGGATGTVVVSRDRDRAVFVVSGMARPPGGKVYQLWFDDGGTMRSAGLMNPARTDQAVLLRGTVDGSSGMGITVEPDGGSPHPTSAPLALMTFPS, from the coding sequence GTGACGACCACCGACCTGCACCGGCTGACCGGTGCCTACGCCCTGCACGCACTGCCCGACGACGAGAGCACCGCGTTCGAACGGCACCTCACGGGCTGTGAACCCTGTGCGGAGGAGACCGCCGAGCTGAGCGCGACCGCCGCCCGCCTGGGCCTCGCCGTCGCCTCGACGCCCCCGGCCGCACTGCGCGCACAGGTACTGCGCCGGATCACCGGCGTCCGCCAGGAGACCCCCGGCAGGCGCCCCCAGAACCGCACCGCACTGGCCCGCCTCCGCAGCCGTACGCTCTCCCGCTGGGCGCTCGCCGCCTGTCTCGCGGCGGCCACGGCGCTCGGCGGTACGGCGGTGTGGCAGCACCAGCGGGCCGAGGACGCCCGCGACCAGGCACGGCACGCCACGCAGGCGTCGGATGAGATCGCCGCCGTGCTGGCCGCCCCGGACGCCCGGACCCGGGCCGCCGGGCTGGCCGGGGGTGCCACGGGTACCGTCGTCGTCTCGCGCGACCGGGACCGGGCCGTGTTCGTGGTCTCCGGGATGGCCCGGCCGCCGGGCGGCAAGGTCTACCAGCTGTGGTTCGACGACGGCGGAACGATGCGGTCGGCCGGTCTGATGAACCCCGCCCGCACCGACCAGGCCGTCCTGCTGCGAGGCACCGTCGACGGCTCGTCGGGCATGGGCATCACCGTCGAACCGGACGGCGGCTCGCCCCACCCCACCTCCGCCCCGCTCGCGCTGATGACCTTCCCGAGCTGA
- the sigK gene encoding ECF RNA polymerase sigma factor SigK produces the protein MKEAVRIGRNPAAGPDLEELVGRVALGDEDAFAGVYDAVAGPVLGVVRAVLRDQAQSEEVTQEVLVEVWRTAPRYRRDRGTAVNWILTLAHRRAVDRVRSVDAAAARDHKAALLAQLPEYDEVAERVEARLEREQVRRCLRTLTELQRQSVTLAYYRGLTYREVAEALALPLGTVKTRLRDGLIRLRDCLGVTA, from the coding sequence GTGAAAGAAGCAGTGCGTATCGGCAGGAACCCGGCAGCGGGGCCCGACCTGGAGGAACTGGTCGGCCGGGTGGCCCTCGGGGACGAGGACGCCTTCGCGGGGGTCTACGACGCCGTGGCGGGGCCGGTGCTGGGTGTCGTGCGGGCGGTACTGCGCGACCAGGCGCAGTCGGAGGAGGTGACGCAGGAGGTGCTGGTGGAGGTGTGGCGGACCGCTCCCCGCTACCGGCGCGACCGCGGCACCGCCGTCAACTGGATCCTCACCCTCGCGCACCGCCGGGCGGTGGACCGGGTGCGCTCGGTGGACGCCGCGGCGGCCCGGGACCACAAGGCCGCGCTGCTCGCACAGCTCCCCGAGTACGACGAGGTGGCCGAACGCGTCGAGGCCCGGCTGGAGCGCGAACAGGTACGGCGCTGTCTGCGCACCCTGACCGAACTCCAGCGCCAGTCCGTCACGTTGGCGTACTACCGGGGCCTGACCTACCGCGAGGTGGCGGAGGCGCTGGCGCTGCCGCTGGGCACCGTGAAGACCCGCCTGCGCGACGGACTCATCCGGCTGCGCGACTGCCTGGGGGTGACCGCGTGA
- a CDS encoding lactonase family protein, with amino-acid sequence MTITKARVIGTGAALAAAALFAAPAAVAADAHRNPQHSGGASVFVQSDNTAANTVVAYARAADGTLAQKGVYATGGKGGMLAGTVADHLASQGSLAYDRHHQLLYAVNAGSDTVTVFAVHGTHLRRVQEISSSGSFPVGVTFHGDRVYVANTLGGGSVQGFVRTGERLVKVPSWHRDLGLDKATSAVGQISFTPDGSKLVVTTKASGQSIDVFPVGAHGGPSARPVVTSTPGAVPFGFAFDSAGRIRVTEAGTNSVGTFTVGRDGGLTAKGTVPTGQTATCWAVTAGDQLYVSNAASGTLSGYRVGPDGGLTALGNTATHPGTVDAAASSDGRYLYVQTGAQGTVDEFRVGPKGSLTAIGSVVVPGAVGGEGIVAG; translated from the coding sequence ATGACCATCACCAAGGCCCGCGTCATCGGCACCGGCGCCGCACTCGCCGCGGCCGCCCTCTTCGCCGCGCCCGCAGCCGTCGCCGCCGACGCGCACCGCAACCCTCAACACAGCGGCGGCGCAAGCGTGTTCGTGCAGAGCGACAACACCGCCGCGAACACCGTCGTGGCCTACGCCCGCGCCGCCGACGGCACCCTCGCCCAGAAGGGGGTCTACGCCACCGGCGGCAAGGGCGGCATGCTGGCCGGTACCGTCGCCGACCACCTCGCCTCGCAGGGGTCGCTCGCCTACGACCGGCACCACCAGCTGCTCTACGCCGTGAACGCGGGCAGCGACACCGTGACCGTCTTCGCCGTGCACGGCACGCACCTGCGGCGGGTCCAGGAGATCTCCAGCAGCGGGAGTTTCCCGGTCGGCGTCACCTTCCACGGCGACCGGGTCTACGTCGCCAACACGCTCGGCGGCGGTTCCGTCCAGGGCTTCGTACGGACCGGTGAGCGGCTGGTCAAGGTCCCCTCCTGGCATCGCGACCTCGGTCTGGACAAGGCGACTTCGGCCGTCGGGCAGATCTCCTTCACGCCGGACGGCTCGAAGCTCGTCGTCACCACCAAGGCCTCGGGGCAGAGCATCGACGTCTTCCCGGTCGGCGCCCACGGCGGACCGTCCGCCCGGCCCGTGGTGACCTCGACCCCCGGCGCCGTGCCGTTCGGGTTCGCCTTCGACTCCGCCGGGCGGATCCGGGTGACGGAGGCCGGGACCAACTCGGTCGGCACCTTCACGGTCGGGCGTGACGGCGGACTGACGGCGAAGGGGACCGTCCCGACGGGGCAGACCGCCACCTGCTGGGCGGTGACCGCCGGTGACCAGCTCTACGTCTCCAACGCGGCCAGCGGGACCCTCTCCGGCTACCGGGTCGGCCCCGACGGCGGGCTCACCGCACTCGGCAACACGGCCACCCACCCCGGCACGGTGGACGCGGCGGCCTCCTCGGACGGCCGGTACCTGTACGTCCAGACGGGCGCCCAGGGCACGGTGGACGAGTTCCGGGTCGGCCCGAAGGGGTCACTCACCGCGATCGGCTCGGTCGTGGTGCCGGGGGCGGTCGGCGGCGAGGGGATCGTCGCCGGCTGA